One window of Mesorhizobium sp. PAMC28654 genomic DNA carries:
- a CDS encoding branched-chain amino acid ABC transporter permease, with protein MNALLTSAVAGLAAGGTYALLGVCAVFTYRLVAVVNFTGAAIGTAGTFVLIVLYEAGFPIWPLVLAGIAAGTVVGVLIGYIMTRWFGEASASTKAAVTVALLVGIIAIGLRLTGGQHPHNMPELFPGSAFRMAGVEVTIASVLTIGLAALFTILADLFLNNTKVGLNLRALADRPMAAELLGIRVQLLSLLVWGMTGAFTTFALMIIAPQRSPNFMTLSLLVVPALAAALVGLFRSFWRTLAGGIVLGLVEGMASSVDSISQYRSAIPFLVVLAVLLWSQREARWDEAR; from the coding sequence ATGAACGCATTGCTCACATCCGCCGTGGCGGGACTGGCAGCCGGAGGTACCTATGCCTTGCTCGGCGTCTGCGCCGTCTTCACCTACCGGCTGGTCGCCGTGGTCAATTTCACCGGCGCCGCGATCGGCACGGCGGGAACCTTCGTGCTGATCGTGCTCTATGAAGCCGGCTTTCCGATCTGGCCGTTGGTGCTGGCCGGCATCGCCGCCGGCACGGTGGTCGGCGTTCTTATTGGCTACATCATGACACGGTGGTTCGGAGAGGCCAGCGCCTCGACCAAGGCGGCGGTCACCGTGGCGCTGCTGGTCGGCATCATCGCCATCGGGCTTCGGCTGACCGGGGGCCAGCATCCGCATAACATGCCGGAACTGTTTCCAGGCTCCGCCTTCCGCATGGCCGGCGTCGAGGTGACGATCGCCTCGGTGCTGACGATCGGGCTGGCGGCGCTGTTCACCATCCTTGCCGACCTGTTCCTCAACAACACCAAGGTCGGGCTCAATCTGCGCGCGCTGGCCGACCGGCCGATGGCGGCCGAACTGCTCGGCATCAGGGTGCAGCTGCTGTCGCTGCTGGTCTGGGGCATGACCGGCGCCTTCACCACCTTCGCGCTGATGATCATCGCGCCGCAGCGCTCGCCGAATTTCATGACGCTCAGCCTGCTCGTCGTGCCGGCGCTGGCGGCGGCCCTTGTCGGCCTGTTCCGCAGCTTCTGGCGCACGCTGGCCGGCGGCATCGTGCTTGGGCTGGTCGAAGGCATGGCAAGCTCGGTCGACAGCATCAGCCAGTACCGCAGCGCCATTCCGTTCCTGGTCGTGCTCGCCGTTCTGCTCTGGTCGCAACGGGAGGCCCGTTGGGATGAAGCACGCTAG
- a CDS encoding ABC transporter substrate-binding protein — protein sequence MQWKSSLFATALAGISLGAMIGTASAAGPTCKDGTIKVGAVSTITGPADFSEVPKATKAAFDAVNAAGGINGCKIDYTIADDKADPAVAAQAARDLIDNKEAVALVGSGSLLDCAVNSATYSRKKILSVQGLGVDAACFSSPNVAPVNVGPYTLSTAMAYYAANQLKSQKLCAFFIIIGGTQEAYKKAIENWEKISGKKIHLIDLTLPFQGDLTPYVIKARDAGCDAVLTNQVEPQVVQLIKTVDAQKITGINWLFLAPGYTEQVASALADTKQPIYVGTEWEPFTEKSSAANAQWVADMQKAGRPLTAFSQGGYLAAQLFLKVVASIDGEVTRESVTKALHDMQPITNPLSGSAYVFGKAKVHSPMQATKVMKLEKGAWTVETPDWVVLPQVK from the coding sequence ATGCAGTGGAAATCCAGCCTATTCGCAACAGCACTTGCCGGCATAAGCCTTGGCGCGATGATCGGGACGGCTTCTGCCGCCGGCCCGACCTGCAAGGACGGGACGATCAAGGTCGGCGCGGTGTCGACCATCACCGGTCCCGCCGATTTCAGTGAAGTGCCGAAGGCGACCAAGGCCGCCTTCGATGCCGTCAACGCCGCCGGCGGCATCAATGGCTGCAAGATCGATTACACCATCGCCGACGACAAGGCCGATCCGGCGGTGGCCGCGCAGGCGGCGCGCGACCTGATCGACAACAAGGAAGCGGTGGCGCTGGTTGGTTCGGGCAGCCTGCTCGACTGCGCGGTCAATTCCGCCACCTACAGCCGCAAGAAGATCCTCTCGGTGCAGGGCCTCGGCGTCGACGCCGCCTGCTTCTCCTCGCCCAATGTGGCGCCGGTCAATGTCGGACCCTACACGCTCTCCACCGCCATGGCCTACTACGCCGCCAATCAGCTGAAGAGCCAGAAGCTGTGCGCCTTCTTCATCATCATCGGCGGCACCCAGGAGGCCTACAAGAAGGCGATCGAGAACTGGGAGAAGATCTCGGGCAAGAAGATCCATCTCATCGACCTGACACTGCCCTTCCAGGGCGATCTGACGCCCTATGTCATCAAGGCGCGCGACGCCGGCTGCGACGCGGTGCTGACCAACCAGGTCGAACCGCAGGTTGTGCAACTGATCAAGACGGTCGATGCGCAGAAGATCACCGGCATCAACTGGCTGTTCCTGGCGCCGGGCTACACCGAGCAGGTCGCCTCGGCGCTCGCCGACACCAAACAGCCGATCTATGTCGGCACCGAATGGGAGCCCTTTACCGAGAAGAGCTCGGCCGCCAACGCGCAATGGGTGGCCGACATGCAGAAGGCCGGCCGGCCGCTGACCGCCTTCTCGCAAGGCGGCTATCTCGCCGCCCAGCTGTTCCTCAAGGTGGTGGCTTCCATTGACGGCGAGGTGACGCGCGAAAGCGTGACCAAGGCGCTGCACGATATGCAGCCGATCACCAATCCGCTTTCCGGCAGCGCTTACGTCTTCGGCAAGGCCAAGGTCCACTCGCCGATGCAGGCGACCAAGGTGATGAAGCTGGAAAAGGGCGCCTGGACGGTCGAGACGCCGGACTGGGTCGTGCTGCCGCAGGTAAAGTGA